Proteins from a genomic interval of Scatophagus argus isolate fScaArg1 chromosome 6, fScaArg1.pri, whole genome shotgun sequence:
- the ect2 gene encoding protein ECT2 isoform X3, protein MADSSIVTLGTARSLLVDSSVCDSRIAETTKDHLFLDMACEDGEDALPKVETRVVLVGEAGRNGALLKALQDINTPCIITDNVQEFGDGENADFETVFVLSDFDSPDYSYLYKRENRIIGPPVVLHCAAKEEPLQFSCRPLYSTTMLNLSLCFTGFRDKEEMRNLVNLVHHMGGTIRKDFSTKVTHLIAHSTHGEKYRLAVCMGTPILTPSWILKAWERRDDMYFHAGEEEFRTEFKVPPFQDCILSFLGFSDEEKANMEERTLKHGGSYLEVGDERCTHLVVEENTVKEVPFSPSKKLFAVKQEWFWGSIQMDARAGESMYLYEKNDSPAMKKAVSLLSLTTPSSNRKRRRLRDTLAQLTKETEISPFPPPRKRPSAEHNLSMASLLDISNTPETCKALAEDRAGNNSESRGVNTVARNKIRRRKTRERRTMTDREGRRKRSYLSTSFLQEPAKEQQPGTSAESSKPSKSSTPVLSKQSARWQVSKELYQTESNYVDILSTILQLFKLPLEKEGQVGGPILAQEEVKTIFGSIPDIYEVHSRIKSDLEELLTDWSEDKSVGDIILKYSKELVKAYPPFVNFFEMSKETIVRCEKQKPRFHAFLKINQAKPECGRQTLVELLIRPVQRLPSVALLLNDIKKHTSDDNPDKITLEKAIESLKEVMTHINEDKRKTEGQKQIFDVVYEVDGCPANLLSSHRSLVYRVETIALGDQPCDRGEHVTLFLFNDCLEIARKRHKVINTFKSPLGQTRPPPPLKHIALMPLSQIRRVLDLQDTEECVNAFALVVRPPTEQENLLFSFQLAGEETVKSAWLRKLCRHVANTICRADAEDMIQCTDPDSLQVSTKDMDSTLSKASRAIKKTSKKVTRAFSFTKTPKRVIQRAFMANNTPDEKNQRLSCENRMCSSSTLAMSRSASTFSLSDSAKSNAVVQRSNSLDHPPVRARVPVCMRTPCSPAQTPAHIPGHNTAPEFSQSLCPNYCTNTRERKSILHAPLSTQPAQPHANLYASPQATSSTGPTSTSIPAVRNPKNSQPKSSQHVSRHLPTVGFQTRSLAPQPVTFKGMTFSESCKDSQIPLDPRSAVLTSPRRETLL, encoded by the exons GCATTGCCAAAAGTGGAGACGAGAGTTGTTCTGGTGGGAGAAGCGGGAAGAAATGGAGCGCTGTTGAAAGCACTGCAG GATATCAACACACCATGCATAATTACAGACAACGTCCAGGAATTCGGAGATGGAGAGAACGCTGATTTCGAGACGGTGTTCGTCCTCTCAGACTTTGATTCTCCTGACTACAGCTACCTTTACAAACGAGAAAACCGCATCATTGGGCCCCCGGTTGTGCTGCACTGCGCCGCAAAGGAGGAA CCTCTGCAGTTTTCATGTCGTCCTCTGTACTCCACCACAATGCTTAACCTGTCACTGTGTTTCACTGGCTTCAGGGACAAAGAGGAAATG AGGAATTTGGTGAATCTGGTTCATCATATGGGCGGGACCATCCGGAAAGACTTCAGCACCAAAGTTACTCATCTCATCGCTCACTCTACTCATGGAGAGAAATACAGG CTGGCAGTGTGCATGGGGACGCCCATCCTCACTCCGTCATGGATTCTCAAGGCCTGGGAGAGAAGAGATGACAT GTACTTCCATGCAGGAGAAGAGGAGTTTCGAACAGAGTTCAAAGTGCCTCCGTTCCAGGACTGCATCCTCAGTTTTTTGGGTTTCTCGGATGAAGAGAAGGCCAACATGGAGGAGAGGACTCTCAAACATG GTGGCAGTTATCTTGAGGTTGGAGATGAGAGGTGTACACACCTGGTGGTGGAGGAAAACACGGTGAAGGAGGTGCCTTTTTCTCCATCCAAGAAACTCTTTGCAGTCAAGCAGGAG TGGTTTTGGGGAAGCATTCAGATGGACGCTCGGGCTGGAGAGTCTATGTACCTCTATGAGAAG AATGACAGCCCAGCCATGAAGAAGGCAGTGTCCCTCCTGTCTCTCACCACCCCCAGCAGTAACCGTAAACGGCGACGTTTGCGGGACACGCTGGCACAGCTCACCAAGGAAACGGAGATCTCCCCCTTCCCTCCACCACGCAAAAGGCCTTCAGCAGAGCACAACCTGTCCATGGCTTCACTGCTGGACATCTCTAACACCCCCGAAACATGCAAGGCCTTGGCAG AAGATAGAGCAGGGAACAattcagagagcagaggagtcAATACTGTGGCCAGGAATAAGATAAGAAGGAGGAAAACCAGGGAAAGAAGGACTATGACAGAcagggaagggaggaggaaaagatcCTACCTGAGTACAAGTTTCCTTCAAGAACCAGCAAAGGAGCAGCAGCCAGGAACTTCTGCAG AGAGTTCGAAGCCATCCAAGAGTTCCACTCCAGTTCTGTCCAAGCAGTCAGCCAGATGGCAGGTCTCCAAGGAGCTCTACCAGACTGAGAGCAACTACGTAGACATTTTGAGCACCATCCTACAG CTTTTCAAGCTTCCACTGGAGAAGGAAGGGCAGGTGGGCGGACCCATCCTGGCCCAAGAAGAAGTGAAGACGATATTTGGCAGCATCCCAGACATCTACGAGGTTCACTCCAGAATAAAG AGTGACCTTGAGGAGCTTCTGACAGACTGGTCAGAGGACAAGAGTGTAGGAGACATCATTCTTAAATAC TCTAAAGAGCTGGTGAAGGCCTACCCACCCTTTGTCAACTTTTTTGAAATGAGCAAGGAGACCATTGTTCGTTGCGAGAAACAAAAGCCACGCTTCCATGCTTTCCTCAAG ATCAACCAGGCCAAGCCAGAGTGTGGCAGGCAGACGCTGGTGGAGCTGCTCATCAGACCTGTCCAGAGATTGCCCAGTGTGGCCCTCCTTCTTAatg ACATAAAGAAGCATACATCAGATGACAACCCAGACAAGATAACACTGGAGAAAGCAATTGAGTCTCTGAAAGAGGTCATGAC TCACATCAATGAGGACAAGAGGAAGACTGAAGGCCAGAAGCAGATCTTTGATGTTGTTTATGAAGTTGATGGCTGTCCT GCCAACTTGCTGTCCTCCCATCGCAGTCTTGTTTACCGGGTAGAAACGATCGCCCTGGGAGACCAGCCATGTGACCGTGGAGAACATGTCACGCTCTTCCTCTTCAACGACTGCCTTGAG ATTGCAAGGAAGCGACACAAGGTGatcaatacatttaaaagtCCACTGGGACAGACCAGGCCGCCGCCGCCGCTCAAACACATTGCACTGATGCCGCTGTCCCAGATTCGAAGAGTTCTGGACCTGCAGGATACAGAGG AGTGCGTGAACGCCTTCGCCTTGGTGGTTCGCCCTCCAACTGAACAGGAGAACTTGTTGTTCAGCTTCCAGCTGGCCGGAGAGGAAACGGTTAAAAGTGCCTGGCTGCGAAAACTTTGCCGCCATGTCGCCAACACCATCTGCAGGGCTGATGCG GAGGACATGATTCAGTGTACAGACCCAGACTCACTACAGGTCAGCACCAAGGATATGGACAGCACCCTGAGCAAAGCCTCCAGAGCCATCAAGAAGACCTCTAAAAAG GTGACCAGGGCTTTCTCTTTCACAAAGACCCCAAAGCGTGTGATCCAGAGGGCCTTCATGGCCAACAATACTCCGGATGAGAAAAACCAGAGGCTGAGTTGTGAGAACCGCAtgtgcagcagctccactcTGGCT ATGTCTCGCTCTGCCTCCACATTCAGTTTGAGTGATTCTGCCAAGAGCAATGCCGTGGTGCAGCGCTCTAACTCTCTGGACCATCCTCCTGTAAGAGCCAGGGTCCCTGTTTGTATGCGTACCCCCTGTAGCCCAGCCCAAACCCCTGCCCATATCCCCGGCCACAACACTGCCCCTGAGTTCAGCCAAAGCCTCTGCCCCAACTATTGCACAAACACCCGAGAACGCAAGTCCATCCTCCATGCTCCACTGTCGACCCAGCCAGCACAACCGCATGCAAACCTCTACGCTTCCCCACAGGCCACCTCATCAACTGGTCCCACTTCTACTTCCATTCCAGCTGTTCGAAACCCCAAAAACTCCCAGCCAAAATCTAGTCAGCATGTATCCAGACACCTTCCCACTGTAGGGTTCCAGACAAGGTCCCTGGCTCCTCAGCCAGTTACTTTCAAAGGCATGACCTTTTCTGAGTCATGCAAGGATTCCCAAATCCCCTTGGACCCCCGCAGTGCTGTCCTGACCAGTCCTCGCAGGGAGACTCTGCTTTAA
- the ect2 gene encoding protein ECT2 isoform X4 gives MADSSIVTLGTARSLLVDSSVCDSRIAETTKDHLFLDMACEDGEDALPKVETRVVLVGEAGRNGALLKALQAIRVMEVPVVKIREGEAGADEKMMIKSIVNMDINTPCIITDNVQEFGDGENADFETVFVLSDFDSPDYSYLYKRENRIIGPPVVLHCAAKEEPLQFSCRPLYSTTMLNLSLCFTGFRDKEEMRNLVNLVHHMGGTIRKDFSTKVTHLIAHSTHGEKYRLAVCMGTPILTPSWILKAWERRDDMYFHAGEEEFRTEFKVPPFQDCILSFLGFSDEEKANMEERTLKHGGSYLEVGDERCTHLVVEENTVKEVPFSPSKKLFAVKQEWFWGSIQMDARAGESMYLYEKNDSPAMKKAVSLLSLTTPSSNRKRRRLRDTLAQLTKETEISPFPPPRKRPSAEHNLSMASLLDISNTPETCKALAESSKPSKSSTPVLSKQSARWQVSKELYQTESNYVDILSTILQLFKLPLEKEGQVGGPILAQEEVKTIFGSIPDIYEVHSRIKSDLEELLTDWSEDKSVGDIILKYSKELVKAYPPFVNFFEMSKETIVRCEKQKPRFHAFLKINQAKPECGRQTLVELLIRPVQRLPSVALLLNDIKKHTSDDNPDKITLEKAIESLKEVMTHINEDKRKTEGQKQIFDVVYEVDGCPANLLSSHRSLVYRVETIALGDQPCDRGEHVTLFLFNDCLEIARKRHKVINTFKSPLGQTRPPPPLKHIALMPLSQIRRVLDLQDTEECVNAFALVVRPPTEQENLLFSFQLAGEETVKSAWLRKLCRHVANTICRADAEDMIQCTDPDSLQVSTKDMDSTLSKASRAIKKTSKKVTRAFSFTKTPKRVIQRAFMANNTPDEKNQRLSCENRMCSSSTLAMSRSASTFSLSDSAKSNAVVQRSNSLDHPPVRARVPVCMRTPCSPAQTPAHIPGHNTAPEFSQSLCPNYCTNTRERKSILHAPLSTQPAQPHANLYASPQATSSTGPTSTSIPAVRNPKNSQPKSSQHVSRHLPTVGFQTRSLAPQPVTFKGMTFSESCKDSQIPLDPRSAVLTSPRRETLL, from the exons GCATTGCCAAAAGTGGAGACGAGAGTTGTTCTGGTGGGAGAAGCGGGAAGAAATGGAGCGCTGTTGAAAGCACTGCAG gccATCAGAGTAATGGAGGTACCAGTGGTAAAGATAAGAGAAGGCGAAGCCGGTGCTGACgagaaaatgatgataaaatCTATAGTCAATATG GATATCAACACACCATGCATAATTACAGACAACGTCCAGGAATTCGGAGATGGAGAGAACGCTGATTTCGAGACGGTGTTCGTCCTCTCAGACTTTGATTCTCCTGACTACAGCTACCTTTACAAACGAGAAAACCGCATCATTGGGCCCCCGGTTGTGCTGCACTGCGCCGCAAAGGAGGAA CCTCTGCAGTTTTCATGTCGTCCTCTGTACTCCACCACAATGCTTAACCTGTCACTGTGTTTCACTGGCTTCAGGGACAAAGAGGAAATG AGGAATTTGGTGAATCTGGTTCATCATATGGGCGGGACCATCCGGAAAGACTTCAGCACCAAAGTTACTCATCTCATCGCTCACTCTACTCATGGAGAGAAATACAGG CTGGCAGTGTGCATGGGGACGCCCATCCTCACTCCGTCATGGATTCTCAAGGCCTGGGAGAGAAGAGATGACAT GTACTTCCATGCAGGAGAAGAGGAGTTTCGAACAGAGTTCAAAGTGCCTCCGTTCCAGGACTGCATCCTCAGTTTTTTGGGTTTCTCGGATGAAGAGAAGGCCAACATGGAGGAGAGGACTCTCAAACATG GTGGCAGTTATCTTGAGGTTGGAGATGAGAGGTGTACACACCTGGTGGTGGAGGAAAACACGGTGAAGGAGGTGCCTTTTTCTCCATCCAAGAAACTCTTTGCAGTCAAGCAGGAG TGGTTTTGGGGAAGCATTCAGATGGACGCTCGGGCTGGAGAGTCTATGTACCTCTATGAGAAG AATGACAGCCCAGCCATGAAGAAGGCAGTGTCCCTCCTGTCTCTCACCACCCCCAGCAGTAACCGTAAACGGCGACGTTTGCGGGACACGCTGGCACAGCTCACCAAGGAAACGGAGATCTCCCCCTTCCCTCCACCACGCAAAAGGCCTTCAGCAGAGCACAACCTGTCCATGGCTTCACTGCTGGACATCTCTAACACCCCCGAAACATGCAAGGCCTTGGCAG AGAGTTCGAAGCCATCCAAGAGTTCCACTCCAGTTCTGTCCAAGCAGTCAGCCAGATGGCAGGTCTCCAAGGAGCTCTACCAGACTGAGAGCAACTACGTAGACATTTTGAGCACCATCCTACAG CTTTTCAAGCTTCCACTGGAGAAGGAAGGGCAGGTGGGCGGACCCATCCTGGCCCAAGAAGAAGTGAAGACGATATTTGGCAGCATCCCAGACATCTACGAGGTTCACTCCAGAATAAAG AGTGACCTTGAGGAGCTTCTGACAGACTGGTCAGAGGACAAGAGTGTAGGAGACATCATTCTTAAATAC TCTAAAGAGCTGGTGAAGGCCTACCCACCCTTTGTCAACTTTTTTGAAATGAGCAAGGAGACCATTGTTCGTTGCGAGAAACAAAAGCCACGCTTCCATGCTTTCCTCAAG ATCAACCAGGCCAAGCCAGAGTGTGGCAGGCAGACGCTGGTGGAGCTGCTCATCAGACCTGTCCAGAGATTGCCCAGTGTGGCCCTCCTTCTTAatg ACATAAAGAAGCATACATCAGATGACAACCCAGACAAGATAACACTGGAGAAAGCAATTGAGTCTCTGAAAGAGGTCATGAC TCACATCAATGAGGACAAGAGGAAGACTGAAGGCCAGAAGCAGATCTTTGATGTTGTTTATGAAGTTGATGGCTGTCCT GCCAACTTGCTGTCCTCCCATCGCAGTCTTGTTTACCGGGTAGAAACGATCGCCCTGGGAGACCAGCCATGTGACCGTGGAGAACATGTCACGCTCTTCCTCTTCAACGACTGCCTTGAG ATTGCAAGGAAGCGACACAAGGTGatcaatacatttaaaagtCCACTGGGACAGACCAGGCCGCCGCCGCCGCTCAAACACATTGCACTGATGCCGCTGTCCCAGATTCGAAGAGTTCTGGACCTGCAGGATACAGAGG AGTGCGTGAACGCCTTCGCCTTGGTGGTTCGCCCTCCAACTGAACAGGAGAACTTGTTGTTCAGCTTCCAGCTGGCCGGAGAGGAAACGGTTAAAAGTGCCTGGCTGCGAAAACTTTGCCGCCATGTCGCCAACACCATCTGCAGGGCTGATGCG GAGGACATGATTCAGTGTACAGACCCAGACTCACTACAGGTCAGCACCAAGGATATGGACAGCACCCTGAGCAAAGCCTCCAGAGCCATCAAGAAGACCTCTAAAAAG GTGACCAGGGCTTTCTCTTTCACAAAGACCCCAAAGCGTGTGATCCAGAGGGCCTTCATGGCCAACAATACTCCGGATGAGAAAAACCAGAGGCTGAGTTGTGAGAACCGCAtgtgcagcagctccactcTGGCT ATGTCTCGCTCTGCCTCCACATTCAGTTTGAGTGATTCTGCCAAGAGCAATGCCGTGGTGCAGCGCTCTAACTCTCTGGACCATCCTCCTGTAAGAGCCAGGGTCCCTGTTTGTATGCGTACCCCCTGTAGCCCAGCCCAAACCCCTGCCCATATCCCCGGCCACAACACTGCCCCTGAGTTCAGCCAAAGCCTCTGCCCCAACTATTGCACAAACACCCGAGAACGCAAGTCCATCCTCCATGCTCCACTGTCGACCCAGCCAGCACAACCGCATGCAAACCTCTACGCTTCCCCACAGGCCACCTCATCAACTGGTCCCACTTCTACTTCCATTCCAGCTGTTCGAAACCCCAAAAACTCCCAGCCAAAATCTAGTCAGCATGTATCCAGACACCTTCCCACTGTAGGGTTCCAGACAAGGTCCCTGGCTCCTCAGCCAGTTACTTTCAAAGGCATGACCTTTTCTGAGTCATGCAAGGATTCCCAAATCCCCTTGGACCCCCGCAGTGCTGTCCTGACCAGTCCTCGCAGGGAGACTCTGCTTTAA
- the ect2 gene encoding protein ECT2 isoform X1: MADSSIVTLGTARSLLVDSSVCDSRIAETTKDHLFLDMACEDGEDALPKVETRVVLVGEAGRNGALLKALQAIRVMEVPVVKIREGEAGADEKMMIKSIVNMDINTPCIITDNVQEFGDGENADFETVFVLSDFDSPDYSYLYKRENRIIGPPVVLHCAAKEEPLQFSCRPLYSTTMLNLSLCFTGFRDKEEMRNLVNLVHHMGGTIRKDFSTKVTHLIAHSTHGEKYRLAVCMGTPILTPSWILKAWERRDDMYFHAGEEEFRTEFKVPPFQDCILSFLGFSDEEKANMEERTLKHGGSYLEVGDERCTHLVVEENTVKEVPFSPSKKLFAVKQEWFWGSIQMDARAGESMYLYEKNDSPAMKKAVSLLSLTTPSSNRKRRRLRDTLAQLTKETEISPFPPPRKRPSAEHNLSMASLLDISNTPETCKALAEDRAGNNSESRGVNTVARNKIRRRKTRERRTMTDREGRRKRSYLSTSFLQEPAKEQQPGTSAESSKPSKSSTPVLSKQSARWQVSKELYQTESNYVDILSTILQLFKLPLEKEGQVGGPILAQEEVKTIFGSIPDIYEVHSRIKSDLEELLTDWSEDKSVGDIILKYSKELVKAYPPFVNFFEMSKETIVRCEKQKPRFHAFLKINQAKPECGRQTLVELLIRPVQRLPSVALLLNDIKKHTSDDNPDKITLEKAIESLKEVMTHINEDKRKTEGQKQIFDVVYEVDGCPANLLSSHRSLVYRVETIALGDQPCDRGEHVTLFLFNDCLEIARKRHKVINTFKSPLGQTRPPPPLKHIALMPLSQIRRVLDLQDTEECVNAFALVVRPPTEQENLLFSFQLAGEETVKSAWLRKLCRHVANTICRADAEDMIQCTDPDSLQVSTKDMDSTLSKASRAIKKTSKKVTRAFSFTKTPKRVIQRAFMANNTPDEKNQRLSCENRMCSSSTLAMSRSASTFSLSDSAKSNAVVQRSNSLDHPPVRARVPVCMRTPCSPAQTPAHIPGHNTAPEFSQSLCPNYCTNTRERKSILHAPLSTQPAQPHANLYASPQATSSTGPTSTSIPAVRNPKNSQPKSSQHVSRHLPTVGFQTRSLAPQPVTFKGMTFSESCKDSQIPLDPRSAVLTSPRRETLL; this comes from the exons GCATTGCCAAAAGTGGAGACGAGAGTTGTTCTGGTGGGAGAAGCGGGAAGAAATGGAGCGCTGTTGAAAGCACTGCAG gccATCAGAGTAATGGAGGTACCAGTGGTAAAGATAAGAGAAGGCGAAGCCGGTGCTGACgagaaaatgatgataaaatCTATAGTCAATATG GATATCAACACACCATGCATAATTACAGACAACGTCCAGGAATTCGGAGATGGAGAGAACGCTGATTTCGAGACGGTGTTCGTCCTCTCAGACTTTGATTCTCCTGACTACAGCTACCTTTACAAACGAGAAAACCGCATCATTGGGCCCCCGGTTGTGCTGCACTGCGCCGCAAAGGAGGAA CCTCTGCAGTTTTCATGTCGTCCTCTGTACTCCACCACAATGCTTAACCTGTCACTGTGTTTCACTGGCTTCAGGGACAAAGAGGAAATG AGGAATTTGGTGAATCTGGTTCATCATATGGGCGGGACCATCCGGAAAGACTTCAGCACCAAAGTTACTCATCTCATCGCTCACTCTACTCATGGAGAGAAATACAGG CTGGCAGTGTGCATGGGGACGCCCATCCTCACTCCGTCATGGATTCTCAAGGCCTGGGAGAGAAGAGATGACAT GTACTTCCATGCAGGAGAAGAGGAGTTTCGAACAGAGTTCAAAGTGCCTCCGTTCCAGGACTGCATCCTCAGTTTTTTGGGTTTCTCGGATGAAGAGAAGGCCAACATGGAGGAGAGGACTCTCAAACATG GTGGCAGTTATCTTGAGGTTGGAGATGAGAGGTGTACACACCTGGTGGTGGAGGAAAACACGGTGAAGGAGGTGCCTTTTTCTCCATCCAAGAAACTCTTTGCAGTCAAGCAGGAG TGGTTTTGGGGAAGCATTCAGATGGACGCTCGGGCTGGAGAGTCTATGTACCTCTATGAGAAG AATGACAGCCCAGCCATGAAGAAGGCAGTGTCCCTCCTGTCTCTCACCACCCCCAGCAGTAACCGTAAACGGCGACGTTTGCGGGACACGCTGGCACAGCTCACCAAGGAAACGGAGATCTCCCCCTTCCCTCCACCACGCAAAAGGCCTTCAGCAGAGCACAACCTGTCCATGGCTTCACTGCTGGACATCTCTAACACCCCCGAAACATGCAAGGCCTTGGCAG AAGATAGAGCAGGGAACAattcagagagcagaggagtcAATACTGTGGCCAGGAATAAGATAAGAAGGAGGAAAACCAGGGAAAGAAGGACTATGACAGAcagggaagggaggaggaaaagatcCTACCTGAGTACAAGTTTCCTTCAAGAACCAGCAAAGGAGCAGCAGCCAGGAACTTCTGCAG AGAGTTCGAAGCCATCCAAGAGTTCCACTCCAGTTCTGTCCAAGCAGTCAGCCAGATGGCAGGTCTCCAAGGAGCTCTACCAGACTGAGAGCAACTACGTAGACATTTTGAGCACCATCCTACAG CTTTTCAAGCTTCCACTGGAGAAGGAAGGGCAGGTGGGCGGACCCATCCTGGCCCAAGAAGAAGTGAAGACGATATTTGGCAGCATCCCAGACATCTACGAGGTTCACTCCAGAATAAAG AGTGACCTTGAGGAGCTTCTGACAGACTGGTCAGAGGACAAGAGTGTAGGAGACATCATTCTTAAATAC TCTAAAGAGCTGGTGAAGGCCTACCCACCCTTTGTCAACTTTTTTGAAATGAGCAAGGAGACCATTGTTCGTTGCGAGAAACAAAAGCCACGCTTCCATGCTTTCCTCAAG ATCAACCAGGCCAAGCCAGAGTGTGGCAGGCAGACGCTGGTGGAGCTGCTCATCAGACCTGTCCAGAGATTGCCCAGTGTGGCCCTCCTTCTTAatg ACATAAAGAAGCATACATCAGATGACAACCCAGACAAGATAACACTGGAGAAAGCAATTGAGTCTCTGAAAGAGGTCATGAC TCACATCAATGAGGACAAGAGGAAGACTGAAGGCCAGAAGCAGATCTTTGATGTTGTTTATGAAGTTGATGGCTGTCCT GCCAACTTGCTGTCCTCCCATCGCAGTCTTGTTTACCGGGTAGAAACGATCGCCCTGGGAGACCAGCCATGTGACCGTGGAGAACATGTCACGCTCTTCCTCTTCAACGACTGCCTTGAG ATTGCAAGGAAGCGACACAAGGTGatcaatacatttaaaagtCCACTGGGACAGACCAGGCCGCCGCCGCCGCTCAAACACATTGCACTGATGCCGCTGTCCCAGATTCGAAGAGTTCTGGACCTGCAGGATACAGAGG AGTGCGTGAACGCCTTCGCCTTGGTGGTTCGCCCTCCAACTGAACAGGAGAACTTGTTGTTCAGCTTCCAGCTGGCCGGAGAGGAAACGGTTAAAAGTGCCTGGCTGCGAAAACTTTGCCGCCATGTCGCCAACACCATCTGCAGGGCTGATGCG GAGGACATGATTCAGTGTACAGACCCAGACTCACTACAGGTCAGCACCAAGGATATGGACAGCACCCTGAGCAAAGCCTCCAGAGCCATCAAGAAGACCTCTAAAAAG GTGACCAGGGCTTTCTCTTTCACAAAGACCCCAAAGCGTGTGATCCAGAGGGCCTTCATGGCCAACAATACTCCGGATGAGAAAAACCAGAGGCTGAGTTGTGAGAACCGCAtgtgcagcagctccactcTGGCT ATGTCTCGCTCTGCCTCCACATTCAGTTTGAGTGATTCTGCCAAGAGCAATGCCGTGGTGCAGCGCTCTAACTCTCTGGACCATCCTCCTGTAAGAGCCAGGGTCCCTGTTTGTATGCGTACCCCCTGTAGCCCAGCCCAAACCCCTGCCCATATCCCCGGCCACAACACTGCCCCTGAGTTCAGCCAAAGCCTCTGCCCCAACTATTGCACAAACACCCGAGAACGCAAGTCCATCCTCCATGCTCCACTGTCGACCCAGCCAGCACAACCGCATGCAAACCTCTACGCTTCCCCACAGGCCACCTCATCAACTGGTCCCACTTCTACTTCCATTCCAGCTGTTCGAAACCCCAAAAACTCCCAGCCAAAATCTAGTCAGCATGTATCCAGACACCTTCCCACTGTAGGGTTCCAGACAAGGTCCCTGGCTCCTCAGCCAGTTACTTTCAAAGGCATGACCTTTTCTGAGTCATGCAAGGATTCCCAAATCCCCTTGGACCCCCGCAGTGCTGTCCTGACCAGTCCTCGCAGGGAGACTCTGCTTTAA